The sequence GCATCTTCAGATGCCAATAAAAGTGCCGCAGCTCCATCATTTAAACCAGACGAATTTCCGGCAGTTACTGTTCCATCCTTTCTGAATGCAGGTTTCAGTTTATTTAAAATTTCCAAAGAAGACAAAGGTTTCACAAATTCATCCGCATCAAACATTTTAGGTTCGCCTTTTTTCTGGGGGATTTCTACTGGAAAAATTTCTTTTTCAAAACGTTTTTTTGCTTGTGCTGTACTTGCTTTTTGTTGAGAACGCAATGAGAATAAATCTTGATCAGCACGATTAATTTTAAATTTATCCGCCAAATTTTCAGCTGTCTCGCCCATTCCCTCCGTTCCGTAAAGCTCTTTCATTTTCGGATTGATAAATCGCCAACCGAAACTGCTATCAAACATTTGTGCATCTCTGCCAAAAGCAGCCGAAGTTTTTGAAATTACCCAAGGACCACGCGTCATATTTTCAACGCCACCGGCAATAATCAAATCAGATTCGTTCACCATAATAGCACGTGCCGCAGAAATGGCTGCCGATAATCCGGAAGCACATAAACGATTTACTGTTTCGCCTGGAACTGAATGTGGCAAACCTGCCAACAAAAGCGCCATTCGCGCAACATTCCGATTGTCTTCTCCGGCTTGATTAGCGCAACCCAAAATAACATCTGATATTTGATTGATATCAATTGACGGATTTCTTTCAATCAATTTTTTTAATGTCATAGCCGCCAAATCATCCGTACGAACGGGTGCTAATGTTCCACCAAAATTTCCAATCGCAGTGCGAATTCCATCAATTATATAAGCTTGTTTCATGTGGTTACGAATAAACGAATTGTTACAAATTTACTTATGGGTTACTAATGAACGAATAATTACAAATTTACGAATACGAATTATTGATTACGAATAAACTAATAATTACAAATTTACAAATACGAATTTTGATTTTGAATCGAAATTATATTGTTTTTATTTTTTCTTTATTTAACAACTCAATGTTTAATACTCTTTTAAATTTGACCTCATTTCTTCCGAATGAAATTAAAATTCCCAATTTTAATTTAGAAATAATTAAGTAGTTTAATAACTGGTCATAATGAGATTTTGAGAACCTATCCGTGGATTTTATCTCCACAACAATTTTAGAGTCTACTAAAAAATCGAAATAATTTTTACCTATAATTTTATTCTCAAATTTTATGGAATTAAAAACTTGCTGTTCCGTTTTTATATTGTTTTTTTTGAAACTTTCAAACAGTGCTTTTTGGTACACCAGTTCTTTGTGATTTCCTCCAATTTCATTATATACATCAAATGCAGCACCAACAATTTTGTAACTTAATTCAGGAAAAATTATTTTTTTATTTTGTATAATCTCTTTCTTCATTTCGTTAATTCGTAACGATTCGCTATTCGTAACATCCCAGTCTTTACTAGTTCTATAAACAGTTCCTTTAAATAAAGCAACAATTTTTTTGTCCTGATTTTTTATAGTGATTTGATAAATTCCTATTTTATTGGAAAGACTCATTTCTTCTGCTGTAGCGATAAGAACATCACCTTCTTTACAAGGTTCTGTATGTGAAATAGACGTTTCCACCGAAACACTTTTTCTTCCGTGTGAATTAGAAGCAAACGCCAAAGCACTATCTGCCAACGAATAAGTTATTCCGCCATGTGCAATACCAAATCCGTTGAGCATTTCTTTTCGGATTTTCATTTTCAAAACACACGCTCCAGTTTCAATTTTCACACATTCAATACCCAGCCAAGAACTAAAACCATCGTTCTTGTACATTTTATCAATCACTTTTTCAGCCAATGATTTTTTAAATTCCATCTTGCAAAAATATCAAATAATGTGGATTGAATGCGTATCCGTGCGCTCCTTTTATAGGTACTTGAAAAATTAATTTTCTGAAGCCTAAAAATCGAATCGTAAAGATAATCGTTTGGTGGAAAGCATGTTTCGTTTTGGTGTGTAAAAGCAAACAAAAAAATCGTATTTTTGATTCCGTTAAAATAAAATAAGTGGATATTTCTCAACACATCAGCGATTTATTGTTCGACCACGATTGCGTGGTTGTTCCTACGCTTGGCGGCTTTGTTAGCAATTATTCGCACGCGGTTGTACATCCAATTTTACACACCTTTGAGCCGCCTTCCAAAAAAATTGTTTTTAATAAAAATTTGCAAAATAACGACGGACTTTTAGCGGATTCGATTTGCAGAGTTGAAAAAATAAATTTTCAAGAGGCTTCCAAAATTATTTTTTCATTTGTTGAAAACTGCAAAAAAGAAATCGCTCAAGGAAACAGAGTTACGATTGAAAAAGTGGGCATTCTTTTCAGTGATATCGAAGGAAATTTACAATTTGAACACGATAAAAACACGAATTATTCTACAGATTCTTTTGGATTAACAACATTTTATTCTCCAGCTATTTTGCGTGAAAATTATCAGCAAAAAATCGAGAAAAAATTTAAAGATCGCGCACCAATTGAAAATC comes from Bacteroidia bacterium and encodes:
- a CDS encoding GxxExxY protein — encoded protein: MEFKKSLAEKVIDKMYKNDGFSSWLGIECVKIETGACVLKMKIRKEMLNGFGIAHGGITYSLADSALAFASNSHGRKSVSVETSISHTEPCKEGDVLIATAEEMSLSNKIGIYQITIKNQDKKIVALFKGTVYRTSKDWDVTNSESLRINEMKKEIIQNKKIIFPELSYKIVGAAFDVYNEIGGNHKELVYQKALFESFKKNNIKTEQQVFNSIKFENKIIGKNYFDFLVDSKIVVEIKSTDRFSKSHYDQLLNYLIISKLKLGILISFGRNEVKFKRVLNIELLNKEKIKTI
- the pcaF gene encoding 3-oxoadipyl-CoA thiolase, translated to MKQAYIIDGIRTAIGNFGGTLAPVRTDDLAAMTLKKLIERNPSIDINQISDVILGCANQAGEDNRNVARMALLLAGLPHSVPGETVNRLCASGLSAAISAARAIMVNESDLIIAGGVENMTRGPWVISKTSAAFGRDAQMFDSSFGWRFINPKMKELYGTEGMGETAENLADKFKINRADQDLFSLRSQQKASTAQAKKRFEKEIFPVEIPQKKGEPKMFDADEFVKPLSSLEILNKLKPAFRKDGTVTAGNSSGLNDGAAALLLASEDAIKKYNLKPKVRIVSSGVVGVEPRVMGIGPVEASNLALKRAGLKMSDMDIIELNEAFAAQSLACIRSWKLDDNDPRINPNGGAIALGHPLGMSGARILNSAAIELHEQNKKYALVTMCIGVGQGFAVVIERV